In a single window of the Drosophila albomicans strain 15112-1751.03 chromosome 3, ASM965048v2, whole genome shotgun sequence genome:
- the LOC117570617 gene encoding myosin-10 isoform X2 encodes MVSPRKSASAVSSEARWDNNMSLPAKSCESLFSGSSRESASQIYQRKPPQRGMKQGGGMRQPGMVPSNTNSDIHQRVMSARNLRVKTFQNQLTDAQAEIANLAHENRMLRTMHKRQSTALNKYESTGAELPQLLHSHAEELRVWQTKYRNVQATNKELEAKLKQKEAQILSLSDQNRHFSQLIKDKNLDERQKLQDRLRTLEQRLQEKDNDMKLMSRKVQLESKNCRQQLLNEQKKTKEVLLKLEKARLEISGYRKLEEFTIDKANPLTSGRRTKLNAVDETDKIDKLEKSLELLDKAIEKNNQSEFNALTDVLETDSNFDFDKDDADEEKHVSSSSPSSDTVLDKDKMKRGKLTLPPAPIPPKPVNNNSSASRPSLSQMLNQNKTKPVAARLRSGASVNGSVSTLASSNVRSSVAGVAAVGKRRDGAGGDGMPKLATVEGKLNKLQTMTKPLEFDYDEDSDHVDDDEDADDDEESALITKMCHGAEEDEEPSDDVDEINPNEDSPVNYAAYLDTKCELSEMLEMEEPDDDDEFDDSGDQSSPKLAIDDLMNSRQGPNMKENMSNIRKLISEDYKERENFLDIHCRPASGNNNITKPMREDPAKKKRNNIIPSGAVIAPGAMPASRKHALLAALKVIDDNKDED; translated from the exons ATGGTATCGCCGCGCAAATCTGCATCCGCAGTAAGTAGTGAAGCTCGCTGGGATAACAACATGTC TTTACCGGCCAAAAGTTGTGAAAGTCTGTTCTCGGGCAGCTCTCGCGAATCCGCCAGTCAAATCTATCAACGCAAGCCGCCCCAACGTGGCATGAAACAAGGCGGAGGCATGCGTCAGCCAGGCATGGTGCCCAGCAACACGAACAGCGACATCCATCAGCGTGTGATGTCCGCACGCAACTTGCGCGTCAAGACCTTTCAGAATCAACTGACCGATGCCCAGGCCGAGATTGCCAACTTGGCCCATGAGAATCGCATGTTGCGCACCATGCACAAGCGTCAATCAACAGCCTTGAATAAATACGAATCGACTGGAGCAGAGTTGCCTCAATTGCTGCACTCGCATGCGGAAGAGTTGCGTGTGTGGCAGACAAAGTATCGCAATGTTCAAGCGACCAACAAGGAACTGGAAGCAAAGCTCAAGCAGAAGGAGGCGCAAATACTTTCGCTTAGCGATCAAAATCGTCACTTTAGTCAGCTCATCAAGGACAA AAATCTGGATGAGCGCCAAAAGCTGCAGGATCGTTTGCGCACCTTGGAGCAGCGTCTGCAGGAGAAGGATAACGACATGAAGCTTATGTCACGCAAGGTGCAATTGGAGTCGAAGAATTGTCgccagcagctgctcaacgaacaaaagaaaaccaagGAAGTGCTGCTTAAGCTGGAGAAAGCCAGGCTTGAAATTAGCGGCTATCGCAAGCTGGAGGAGTTCACA ATTGACAAGGCCAATCCCTTGACCTCCGGTCGCCGCACCAAGCTGAACGCAGTTGATGAAACCGACAAAATTGACAAGCTGGAGAAATCCTTGGAGCTGCTAGACAAAGCCATTGAGAAGAACAATCAAAGCGAGTTTAATGCTTTAACCGATGTCCTCGAAACTGACTccaactttgactttgacaaAGACGATGCCGATGAGGAGAAGCATGTCTCTTCCTCCTCACCCTCTAGCGATACTGTGTTGGACAAGGACAAAATGAAACGTGGCAAATTGACGCTGCCACCGGCTCCCATTCCACCCAAGCCagttaacaacaacagctcagCATCGCGTCCATCGCTCAGCCAGATGTTAAATCAAAACAAGACAAAGCCAGTGGCTGCTCGTCTGCGCAGCGGAGCTTCAGTAAATGGCAGCGTCTCCACGTTGGCCAGCAGCAATGTGCGAAGCAGTGTAGCTGGAGTAGCAGCAGTTGGCAAACGACGAGATGGAGCAGGAGGCGATGGTATGCCCAAGCTGGCCACAGTTGAGGGCAAGCTCAACAAACTGCAGACGATGACAAAACCCTTGGAATTTGATTATGACGAAGATTCTGATCATGTGGACGATGATGAAGATgctgacgatgatgaggagTCGGCGTTGATCACAAAAATGTGCCATGGAGCCGAGGAAGATGAGGAGCCAAGCGATGATGTCGATGAAATCAATCCCAATGAGGATAGCCCTGTTAATTATGCCGCTTATTTGGACACCAAATGTGAACTATCCGAAATGCTGGAAATGGAGGAAcccgatgatgacgatgaatTCGACGACAGTGGCGATCAATCGTCGCCTAAGCTAGCTATCGATGACTTG ATGAATTCGCGTCAGGGGCCGAACATGAAGGAGAACATGTCGAATATACGTAAACTCATCTCCGAAGACTACAAGGAACGTGAGAACTTCTTGGACATTCACTGTCGCCCCGCCTCGGGTAACAATAACATCACTAAACCAATGCGTGAGGATCCCGCTAAGAAGAAGCGCAACAACATCATTCCATCTGGCGCAGTCATTGCACCGGGAGCCATGCCCGCAAGTCGCAAGCATGCGTTGCTGGCGGCGCTTAAGGTTATCGATGACAACAAGGACGAGGATTAG
- the LOC117570617 gene encoding myosin-10 isoform X1 translates to MVSPRKSASAVSSEARWDNNMSLPAKSCESLFSGSSRESASQIYQRKPPQRGMKQGGGMRQPGMVPSNTNSDIHQRVMSARNLRVKTFQNQLTDAQAEIANLAHENRMLRTMHKRQSTALNKYESTGAELPQLLHSHAEELRVWQTKYRNVQATNKELEAKLKQKEAQILSLSDQNRHFSQLIKDKNLDERQKLQDRLRTLEQRLQEKDNDMKLMSRKVQLESKNCRQQLLNEQKKTKEVLLKLEKARLEISGYRKLEEFTIDKANPLTSGRRTKLNAVDETDKIDKLEKSLELLDKAIEKNNQSEFNALTDVLETDSNFDFDKDDADEEKHVSSSSPSSDTVLDKDKMKRGKLTLPPAPIPPKPVNNNSSASRPSLSQMLNQNKTKPVAARLRSGASVNGSVSTLASSNVRSSVAGVAAVGKRRDGAGGDGMPKLATVEGKLNKLQTMTKPLEFDYDEDSDHVDDDEDADDDEESALITKMCHGAEEDEEPSDDVDEINPNEDSPVNYAAYLDTKCELSEMLEMEEPDDDDEFDDSGDQSSPKLAIDDLKMNSRQGPNMKENMSNIRKLISEDYKERENFLDIHCRPASGNNNITKPMREDPAKKKRNNIIPSGAVIAPGAMPASRKHALLAALKVIDDNKDED, encoded by the exons ATGGTATCGCCGCGCAAATCTGCATCCGCAGTAAGTAGTGAAGCTCGCTGGGATAACAACATGTC TTTACCGGCCAAAAGTTGTGAAAGTCTGTTCTCGGGCAGCTCTCGCGAATCCGCCAGTCAAATCTATCAACGCAAGCCGCCCCAACGTGGCATGAAACAAGGCGGAGGCATGCGTCAGCCAGGCATGGTGCCCAGCAACACGAACAGCGACATCCATCAGCGTGTGATGTCCGCACGCAACTTGCGCGTCAAGACCTTTCAGAATCAACTGACCGATGCCCAGGCCGAGATTGCCAACTTGGCCCATGAGAATCGCATGTTGCGCACCATGCACAAGCGTCAATCAACAGCCTTGAATAAATACGAATCGACTGGAGCAGAGTTGCCTCAATTGCTGCACTCGCATGCGGAAGAGTTGCGTGTGTGGCAGACAAAGTATCGCAATGTTCAAGCGACCAACAAGGAACTGGAAGCAAAGCTCAAGCAGAAGGAGGCGCAAATACTTTCGCTTAGCGATCAAAATCGTCACTTTAGTCAGCTCATCAAGGACAA AAATCTGGATGAGCGCCAAAAGCTGCAGGATCGTTTGCGCACCTTGGAGCAGCGTCTGCAGGAGAAGGATAACGACATGAAGCTTATGTCACGCAAGGTGCAATTGGAGTCGAAGAATTGTCgccagcagctgctcaacgaacaaaagaaaaccaagGAAGTGCTGCTTAAGCTGGAGAAAGCCAGGCTTGAAATTAGCGGCTATCGCAAGCTGGAGGAGTTCACA ATTGACAAGGCCAATCCCTTGACCTCCGGTCGCCGCACCAAGCTGAACGCAGTTGATGAAACCGACAAAATTGACAAGCTGGAGAAATCCTTGGAGCTGCTAGACAAAGCCATTGAGAAGAACAATCAAAGCGAGTTTAATGCTTTAACCGATGTCCTCGAAACTGACTccaactttgactttgacaaAGACGATGCCGATGAGGAGAAGCATGTCTCTTCCTCCTCACCCTCTAGCGATACTGTGTTGGACAAGGACAAAATGAAACGTGGCAAATTGACGCTGCCACCGGCTCCCATTCCACCCAAGCCagttaacaacaacagctcagCATCGCGTCCATCGCTCAGCCAGATGTTAAATCAAAACAAGACAAAGCCAGTGGCTGCTCGTCTGCGCAGCGGAGCTTCAGTAAATGGCAGCGTCTCCACGTTGGCCAGCAGCAATGTGCGAAGCAGTGTAGCTGGAGTAGCAGCAGTTGGCAAACGACGAGATGGAGCAGGAGGCGATGGTATGCCCAAGCTGGCCACAGTTGAGGGCAAGCTCAACAAACTGCAGACGATGACAAAACCCTTGGAATTTGATTATGACGAAGATTCTGATCATGTGGACGATGATGAAGATgctgacgatgatgaggagTCGGCGTTGATCACAAAAATGTGCCATGGAGCCGAGGAAGATGAGGAGCCAAGCGATGATGTCGATGAAATCAATCCCAATGAGGATAGCCCTGTTAATTATGCCGCTTATTTGGACACCAAATGTGAACTATCCGAAATGCTGGAAATGGAGGAAcccgatgatgacgatgaatTCGACGACAGTGGCGATCAATCGTCGCCTAAGCTAGCTATCGATGACTTG AAGATGAATTCGCGTCAGGGGCCGAACATGAAGGAGAACATGTCGAATATACGTAAACTCATCTCCGAAGACTACAAGGAACGTGAGAACTTCTTGGACATTCACTGTCGCCCCGCCTCGGGTAACAATAACATCACTAAACCAATGCGTGAGGATCCCGCTAAGAAGAAGCGCAACAACATCATTCCATCTGGCGCAGTCATTGCACCGGGAGCCATGCCCGCAAGTCGCAAGCATGCGTTGCTGGCGGCGCTTAAGGTTATCGATGACAACAAGGACGAGGATTAG
- the LOC117567486 gene encoding ribosome biogenesis protein BMS1 homolog produces MADDAAGQDKRKQHRARQSGVSADKKKEKAKRDSNQKEPELTARQRNPKAFAINSAQRAERNFRRKEDLTAKKQHIPVVDQTPDEPPPVLIAIVGPPKVGKTTLIKDLIKSFTRTNVTDIKGPITIVTSKKRRITLLECNNDINSMIDVAKCADLVLLLCDASYGFEMEIFEFLNICQVHGMPKIMGVLTHLDMIKNPKQLRKRKKELKHRFWTEVYDGAKLFYLSGLLHGEYLRNEIKNLGRFISVMKFRPLQWRGAHSYLLVDRVEDVTNTDAVRRNPKCDREVVLYGYVRGVPLKQQHMVHIAGLGDARIDELSMIPDPCPLPGTEKKRSLLEKERLLYAPMSGVGGIVYDKDAVYIELQGSHSHKEKTAEATEQEALVSKLIEKKATMDEQMQEQQFRLFSDAAPMKSKDYKSDHEEDEEGDEAADDSGMDAADSDEEQDDEFAANDWRGENSDEEEEDEEQSDASSGDEEYQSLKQKGEGEDDDDDEDDEDEDEDDEESRILANNMSWKTNLAQKARDAFLQRHSESRNLMRIVYGVYNQSERSKEQQKEQEENDSDEELGGLFRVAAKQQTELQKDKDIRDKDERCFFEYQGGVTRDWLTEDNKELIKNCFVTGKWKASEDAENLLKLDDMSDADSEVYGDFEDLETGEQHSGKPKDEAAEGSEEEAPTPGEKRKMTRVEEENLTKKELMAKKLKLKAKFDAEYDNHGEKGEEDGGRITGDHSFYEDLKAEAQKQGELNKSEFAHLDNELRIQIEGYRAGLYVRLGFKTMPAEFVENFDASYPVLVGALNMTEENVGYVNCKVKKHRWYKKILKTGDPLIVSMGWRRFQTVAIFAKVEDNFRQRYLKYTPNHVTCSMTFWGPITPQNTGFLALQTVRQDQEEMKRLGFRIAATGCVTELDKSSQIMKKLKLVGHPFKIYKNTAYIKDMFHSSLEVAKFEGAKIKTVSGIRGQIKKSHHTPEGSYRATFEDKIVLSDIVFCRTWFRVEVPRFYAPITSLLLAAEQKSQWQGMKTLGQLKRERALQNEAQPDSMYTDIVRKPKIFRPLVIPKALQRALPYKDKPKLGPENPREELERVAVVDSPYEQKVAKMMKMIETNYKDKRNRDRKETQQRMKKFRAQKRADEASKQQHQKQLRKKVSRAISKMRGKSQK; encoded by the exons ATGGCCGACGATGCTGCTGGCCAAGACAAGCGGAAGCAGCACCGTGCCCGCCAGTCCGGCGTCAGTGCGGACAAAAAGAAGGAGAAGGCCAAGAGAGACTCCAATCAAAAGGAGCCCGAATTGACGGCGCGCCAACGAAACCCCAAAGCGTTTGCAATCAACTCAGCGCAACGTGCCGAGCGCAATTTCCGACGTAAAGAAGATCTTACGGCCAAGAAACAGCACATACCTGTGGTGGATCAGACTCCCGATGAACCGCCGCCAGTGCTAATTGCAATTGTGGGACCACCAAAGGTGGGCAAAACAACGCTGATCAAGGATCTGATCAAGAGCTTCACGCGCACAAATGTCACGGATATTAAGGGACCTATCACCATAGTGACGTCGAAAAAGCGTCGCATCACCCTGCTGGAGTGCAACAATGACATCAATTCAATGATTGATGTGGCGAAATGTGCGGATcttgtgttgctgctttgtGATGCCAGCTATGGCTTCGAAATGGAGATCTTTGAGTTTCTCAATATCTGTCAAGTGCACGGCATGCCCAAGATTATGGGCGTACTCACGCATCTGGATATGATCAAGAATCCGAAGCAACTGCGCAAACGCAAAAAGGAACTTAAACATCGCTTCTGGACTGAAGTATACGATGGAGCCAAGCTCTTCTATCTCTCTGGCTTGCTGCATGGCGAGTATCTGCGCAATGAGATCAAGAATCTGGGTCGTTTCATCTCGGTGATGAAGTTCCGTCCGCTGCAGTGGCGCGGTGCTCACAGTTATCTGCTGGTGGATCGTGTGGAAGATGTCACCAATACGGATGCAGTGCGACGCAATCCTAAGTGTGATCGCGAAGTGGTGCTCTATGGCTATGTGCGTGGTGTGCCACTCAAGCAGCAGCATATGGTACACATTGCTGGCCTTGGCGATGCTCGCATCGATGAACTGAGCATGATTCCGGATCCTTGTCCGCTCCCCGGCACTGAGAAAAAGCGCAGTCTGCTGGAGAAGGAGCGTTTACTTTATGCCCCGATGTCGGGAGTGGGTGGCATTGTGTATGACAAGGATGCCGTCTACATTGAGCTGCAGGGTTCGCATTCGCACAAGGAGAAGACTGCAGAGGCAACGGAGCAGGAGGCGTTGGTCAGCAAACTGATTGAGAAGAAGGCCACCATGGATGAGCAAATGCAGGAGCAGCAATTTCGACTCTTTTCCGATGCGGCACCTATGAAATCCAAGGACTACAAGAGCGACCATGAAGAAGATGAGGAGGGCGATGAAGCAGCAGATGATTCAGGCATGGATGCGGCGGACAGCGATGAAGAGCAGGACGATGAATTTGCAGCTAACGATTGGCGTGGCGAGAATAGCGATGAGGAAGAAGAGGATGAGGAACAGAGTGATGCTTCTTCAGGAGATGAAGAGTATCAAAGTCTGAAACAGaagggagaaggagaagatgacgatgatgatgaggacgatgaggatgaggatgaagaCGACGAGGAGTCACGCATATTGGCGAACAACATGAGCTGGAAGACGAATCTGGCGCAAAAGGCACGCGATGCCTTTCTACAACGTCACTCGGAATCCCGCAATCTAATGCGAATTGTCTATGGCGTTTACAACCAGAGTGAACGCAGCAAAGAGCAGCAAAAGGAGCAGGAGGAGAATGACTCCGATGAGGAGCTGGGTGGCTTGTTTCGTGTGGCCGCCAAGCAACAGACGGAGCTGCAAAAGGATAAGGACATACGCGACAAGGACGAGCGCTGCTTCTTCGAGTATCAGGGTG GTGTCACCCGTGACTGGTTGACGGAAGACAATAAAGAGCTAATCAAAAACTGCTTTGTCACGGGAAAATGGAAGGCTTCGGAGGATGCCGAAAATCTGCTGAAGCTGGACGACATGAGTGATGCGGACAGCGAGGTCTATGGCGACTTTGAGGATCTAGAAACGGGTGAACAGCACAGTGGAAAACCCAAAGACGAAGCAGCCGAAGGCAGTGAAGAGGAGGCGCCAACTCCCGGTGAAAAACGCAAAATGACGCGCGTTGAGGAGGAGAACCTAACCAAAAAGGAGCTGATGGCCAAGAAGCTCAAGCTAAAGGCGAAATTCGATGCCGAATACGACAATCATGGCGAGAAAGGTGAAGAGGATGGCGGTCGTATTACCGGAGATCATTCCTTTTACGAGGATTTGAAAGCGGAGGCGCAAAAGCAAGGCGAACTAAACAAGAGCGAATTTGCGCATCTGGACAACGAACTGCGCATTCAAATCGAGGGATACCGTGCAGGACTTTATGTGCGTTTGGGTTTTAAGACAATGCCCGCCGAGTTTGTGGAGAACTTTGATGCCAGCTATCCGGTGTTGGTCGGAGCCCTCAACATGACCGAGGAGAATGTGGGCTATGTGAACTGCAAAGTGAAGAAGCATCGTTGGTACAAGAAGATCCTCAAGACGGGTGATCCACTGATTGTGTCGATGGGCTGGCGACGTTTCCAAACGGTGGCCATCTTTGCCAAAGTGGAGGATAACTTCAGGCAACGTTACCTCAAGTATACGCCCAATCATGTCACCTGTAGCATGACCTTCTGGGGACCAATTACGCCGCAAAACACCGGTTTCTTGGCGctgcaaactgtgcgtcaggATCAGGAGGAGATGAAGCGTCTCGGTTTTCGTATTGCTGCCACCGGTTGCGTTACCGAACTGGACAAATCGTCGCAGATTATGAAGAAACTCAAGTTGGTGGGACATCCGTTCAAGATCTATAAGAACACGGCATACATCAAAGACATGTTTCATTCGTCGCTTGAAGTGGCCAAGTTCGAGGGagccaaaatcaaaacagtgtCCGGTATACGTGGTCAGATTAAGAAGTCGCATCACACACCCGAAGGTTCGTATCGTGCCACCTTCGAGGATAAGATTGTGCTTAGCGACATTGTTTTCTGTCGCACCTGGTTCCGTGTGGAGGTGCCGCGCTTCTATGCGCCAATCACCTCGCTGCTGTTGGCCGCCGAGCAGAAGAGTCAGTGGCAGGGCATGAAAACGCTCGGACAGCTGAAGCGAGAGCGTGCGTTGCAAAACGAAGCGCAGCCGGATAGCATGTACACGGACATTGTGCGCAAACCGAAGATCTTCCGTCCCCTCGTTATACCCAAGGCGTTGCAACGCGCTTTGCCCTACAAGGATAAACCGAAGTTGGGACCGGAGAATCCACGCGAAGAGTTGGAACGTGTCGCTGTCGTCGATTCGCCGTATGAGCAGAAGGTGGCTAAAATGATGAAGATGATCGAGACGAACTACAAGGACAAACGCAATCGGGATCGCAAGGAGACGCAGCAGCGCATGAAGAAGTTCCGTGCCCAGAAGCGTGCCGATGAGGCTtccaagcagcagcatcagaaaCAGCTGCGCAAGAAGGTTTCGCGGGCCATTAGCAAGATGCGTGGCAAGAGCCAGAAGTAA